The Sylvia atricapilla isolate bSylAtr1 chromosome 10, bSylAtr1.pri, whole genome shotgun sequence genome contains a region encoding:
- the GPR87 gene encoding G-protein coupled receptor 87 → MGYNLSYGKLPENHLSPDNSSSANASSPWHTTRDEFTTIVLPVLYLLIFLASLLLNGLAVWIFFHIRNKTSFIFYLKNIVVADLLMTLTFPFKIIQDSRLGPWHFNSFLCRYSAVLFYANMYTTIVFLGLISIDRYLKVVKPFGDSRMYSITFTKALSAGVWVVMAFLALPNLILTNAYPTRRNVDDCLKLKSPLGVKWHSAVVYINTCMFVVVLVVLIGCYIAISRYIYKSSKQFISSSSRKRKHNQSIRVVVAVFFTCFLPYHLCRIPFTFSHLDRILDDSAHKILYYCKEMTLFLSACNVCLDPIIYFFMCRSFSRRLFRKSNMRTRSESIRSLQSVRRSEVRIYHEYTDV, encoded by the exons ATGGGGTACAATTTGTCCTATGGAAAGCTGCCAG AGAATCACCTCAGCCCAgacaacagcagctctgccaacGCCAGCTCCCCCTGGCACACGACCCGTGACGAGTTCACCACCATCGTCCTGCCCGTGCTCTACCTCCTCATCTTCCTGGCCAGCCTCCTGCTCAACGGCCTGGCCGTGTGGATCTTCTTCCACATCAGGAACAAGACCAGCTTCATCTTTTACCTCAAGAACATCGTGGTGGCGGACCTGCTGATGACGCTGACCTTCCCCTTCAAGATCATCCAGGACTCTCGGCTGGGCCCGTGGCACTTCAACTCCTTCCTGTGCCGCTACAGCGCCGTGCTGTTCTACGCCAACATGTACACCACCATCGTCTTCCTGGGCCTCATCAGCATCGACCGCTACCTCAAGGTGGTGAAGCCCTTCGGGGACTCCAGGATGTACAGCATCACCTTCACCAAGGCGCTGTCGGCCGGCGTCTGGGTGGTGATGGCCTTCCTGGCGCTGCCCAACCTCATCCTCACCAACGCCTACCCCACCCGGAGGAACGTGGACGACTGCCTCAAGCTGAAGTCTCCCCTGGGCGTCAAGTGGCACTCGGCCGTGGTCTACATCAACACCTGCATGTTcgtggtggtgctggtggtgctgaTAGGGTGCTACATCGCCATCTCCAGGTACATCTATAAATCCAGCAAGCAGTTCATCAGCTCGTCCAGCCGCAAGAGGAAGCACAACCAGAGCATACGGGTCGTCGTGGCCGTGTTCTTCACCTGCTTCCTGCCCTACCATTTGTGCCGAATACCCTTTACTTTTAGTCACCTGGACAGAATTTTAGATGACTCTGCACATAAAATCCTATATTACTGTAAGGAAATGACGCTGTTCCTGTCCGCGTGCAACGTCTGTCTGGATCCCATCATTTACTTTTTCATGTGTCGATCATTCTCACGGAGGCTCTTCAGGAAATCCAACATGAGAACCAGGAGTGAGAGCATCAGGTCCCTGCAGAGCGTCAGGAGGTCGGAGGTCCGCATCTACCACGAGTACACTGACGTCTGA
- the P2RY13 gene encoding P2Y purinoceptor 13 yields MGDSANTSTAANSSGAASPAQCHRDTTITHLLFPALYSLIFLLGLVLNSLACWAFFHIPSTSTFIVYLKNILVSDFVMTLMLPLKILTDSGLGPWQLKAFVCRFSAVIFYDTMYISIVLLGLIAFDRFLKIVRPFGKFWVQNLTSAKILASLVWLFFLVLSLPNMILSNKAATPQSVRKCASLKSHLGLKWHEAVNYICQLIFWTVLILMLVFYIIIAKKVYESYMKTQQKGNGSEKRIKGKVFIIFTVFFLCFAPFHFSRVPYTLSQTSAHMECHLQNQLFVAKESTLWLAATNVCMDPLIYLFLCKPFVEKVLYRRVKALQGAAHTDPKTELDTRVSPTES; encoded by the coding sequence ATGGGAGACTCTGCAAACACGAGCACTGCTGCTAACAGCAGTGGGGCAGCCTCCCCTGCCCAGTGCCACCGTGACACCACCATCACCCAcctgctcttcccagcactCTACAGCCTCATCTTCCTCCTGGGACTGGTGCTGAACAGCCTGGCCTGCTGGGCTTTCTTCCACATCCCAAGCACATCGACTTTCATCGTCTACTTGAAAAATATCTTAGTTTCTGACTTTGTAATGACCCTGATGCTTCCCCTGAAGATCCTGACCGACTCTGGCCTGGGCCCGTGGCAGCTCAAGGCCTTTGTGTGTCGCTTCTCAGCTGTGATATTCTACGACACCATGTACATCAGCATAGTGCTGCTGGGGCTCATCGCTTTCGACAGGTTTCTCAAGATTGTGAGACCTTTCGGGAAGTTCTGGGTGCAAAACCTGACCTCAGCAAAGATCCTGGCCAGCCTGGTCTGGCTCTTCTTCCTTGTTCTCTCTCTGCCCAACATGATCCTGTCCAACAAGGCAGCGACACCCCAGTCGGTGAGAAAGTGTGCCTCCCTGAAGAGTCACCTGGGACTCAAATGGCACGAGGCTGTCAACTACATCTGTCAGCTCATCTTCTGGACCGTCCTCATCCTCATGTTGGTATTTTACATCATTATTGCCAAAAAGGTGTACGAGTCTTacatgaaaacacagcagaaaggCAACGGAAGTGAAAAACGGATCAAGGGGAAAGTATTCATCATTTTTACCGTGTTCTTCCTGTGCTTTGCCCCCTTCCACTTCAGCAGGGTGCCCTACACACTGAGCCAAACGAGTGCCCACATGGAGTGCCACCTGCAGAACCAGCTCTTTGTGGCCAAGGAGAGCACGCTGTGGCTGGCGGCCACCAACGTCTGCATGGACCCCCTGATCTACCTGTTCCTGTGCAAGCCCTTCGTGGAGAAGGTGCTCTACAGGAGGGTGAAGGCTCTTCAGGGAGCAGCCCACACAGACCCCAAAACGGAGCTGGACACACGAGTGTCTCCTACCGAGTCCTGA